From Calothrix sp. PCC 6303, a single genomic window includes:
- a CDS encoding WcaF family extracellular polysaccharide biosynthesis acetyltransferase has translation MRLDQYTPGTYTPGAAYWKQVLWYFVGSPLVVSYWIPVSDVKVAVLRCFGATIGEKVRIKPGVRIKFPWRLSVGDCVWIGEDAWIDNLAHVTIESNVCLSQGVYLCTGNHDWSHPDFNLKVAPIYIQKSSWIAAKSVIGPGVTIGEGAVLSLGSVAVHSLEPMMIYAGNPAQAMKRRKL, from the coding sequence ATGCGCTTAGATCAATATACTCCCGGTACCTATACCCCAGGTGCAGCATACTGGAAGCAAGTTCTCTGGTATTTTGTTGGTTCTCCCCTCGTAGTGAGTTACTGGATACCCGTATCTGACGTTAAAGTTGCAGTACTTCGGTGTTTTGGCGCAACAATTGGTGAAAAAGTCAGAATCAAGCCAGGAGTAAGGATCAAATTTCCTTGGCGTTTAAGTGTGGGTGATTGTGTTTGGATTGGGGAAGATGCTTGGATTGATAATCTGGCACATGTCACCATCGAAAGCAATGTTTGTTTATCTCAAGGTGTTTATTTGTGTACTGGTAATCATGATTGGAGTCATCCAGATTTTAACTTAAAAGTGGCTCCCATTTACATCCAGAAAAGCAGTTGGATTGCGGCAAAATCAGTAATTGGTCCGGGAGTGACGATTGGTGAAGGTGCTGTTTTGAGTTTGGGATCAGTTGCTGTGCATTCTTTGGAACCAATGATGATTTACGCGGGTAATCCAGCACAAGCGATGAAGCGACGCAAACTGTGA
- a CDS encoding glycosyltransferase family 2 protein: protein MLEKITPIILTYNEAPNIGRTLQKLAWAKQIVVIDSYSTDETLDILASYPQVKVFKRKFDTHATQWNYGIEQATSEWVLSLDADYTISDELIAELKILPQDTNVDGYFARFKYCVFGRPLRGTILPPRQVLFRKDKSIYIDDGHTQLLEVKGKSTMLSSYIFHDDRKSLTRWLWAQDRYLVIETKMLLETSISKLSLSDRIRKQKIIAPFVVLFYCLILKGGILDGWHGWYYAFQRVLAEIILAIRLIEAELLREFSGK from the coding sequence ATGTTAGAGAAAATTACCCCTATCATCCTCACCTATAATGAAGCACCCAATATTGGACGTACCCTTCAAAAACTCGCTTGGGCAAAGCAAATTGTTGTGATTGATAGCTATAGTACCGATGAAACCCTAGATATCCTGGCATCCTACCCCCAGGTGAAAGTATTTAAACGCAAATTTGATACTCATGCAACACAGTGGAATTACGGGATAGAACAAGCCACTTCTGAGTGGGTGCTTTCTCTAGACGCGGATTACACTATTTCAGATGAGTTGATAGCTGAATTAAAAATATTGCCTCAAGATACAAATGTAGATGGTTATTTTGCCAGATTCAAATATTGCGTTTTTGGTAGACCTCTTCGAGGTACTATATTACCCCCGCGTCAGGTTCTATTTAGAAAAGACAAATCGATTTATATTGATGATGGACATACCCAGCTTCTAGAAGTTAAAGGGAAATCTACAATGCTTTCGAGCTATATTTTCCATGATGATCGCAAATCTTTAACTCGCTGGTTGTGGGCGCAAGATCGCTACTTAGTTATTGAAACAAAAATGTTATTAGAAACTTCAATAAGTAAACTAAGTTTAAGCGATCGCATTCGCAAACAAAAAATTATTGCCCCTTTTGTGGTGCTTTTCTACTGCCTAATTCTTAAAGGTGGCATTCTCGACGGTTGGCACGGTTGGTACTATGCCTTCCAACGTGTACTGGCAGAAATTATTCTTGCAATTCGTTTGATCGAAGCTGAACTATTACGGGAATTTTCAGGTAAATAG
- a CDS encoding glycosyltransferase yields MKVLHVIPSVTKLRGGTSQAVLDMVRALQMINVDAEIATTNDDGDNLLDVPLGKRIQYNHVPVWFFERFSPNIKPIREYAFTSELTQWLWENISRYDLVHVHALFSYPSTIAMAIARLKNVPYIVTPHGLLCEWSLGQSTRKKQIYSKIIEKSNLNHSQGIHFTSQKEQQEVSKLGLNVPGFVIPLGLSIPDPIPDAYSRLRQLYHISASEPVILFLSRLHHKKGLDYLIPALSKVSHHKFTFILAGSGTSDYEAEIESLLVSNGLRDRTILTGFVAGEDKDLLMQAADLFTLTSHSENFAVSVLEALAVGVPVLVTPGVALAAVVQANQVGYIPDLNVSAIADALESYFRNPQQAKQMGEIAHKFVLEKYTWKRIASQLQEVYTSILDKSLLLSKRMFIK; encoded by the coding sequence ATGAAAGTTCTCCATGTTATTCCCTCCGTCACAAAACTGCGCGGTGGCACAAGTCAAGCTGTTTTGGATATGGTAAGAGCATTACAGATGATTAATGTCGATGCTGAAATTGCCACCACTAACGATGATGGAGATAACTTGCTTGATGTTCCACTTGGCAAGCGCATTCAGTATAATCATGTCCCTGTTTGGTTTTTCGAGCGCTTTTCACCCAATATCAAACCTATCAGAGAATACGCATTTACCAGCGAGTTGACACAATGGCTGTGGGAAAATATTTCTCGATATGATCTTGTACATGTCCATGCTCTGTTTTCTTATCCATCAACGATCGCTATGGCGATCGCTCGTTTGAAAAACGTTCCTTATATCGTCACCCCTCATGGTTTACTATGCGAGTGGTCTTTAGGGCAAAGTACACGTAAAAAGCAAATTTACTCAAAAATAATAGAGAAATCCAATCTCAATCATAGTCAAGGGATCCATTTTACTTCCCAAAAGGAACAGCAAGAAGTTTCTAAATTGGGGCTGAATGTGCCGGGTTTTGTAATCCCTTTAGGTCTTTCCATACCTGATCCCATTCCCGATGCCTATTCACGTCTGCGGCAACTTTATCATATTTCAGCATCTGAACCTGTGATTTTATTTTTATCTCGGTTGCATCATAAAAAAGGGTTAGATTATCTGATTCCTGCCTTGAGTAAAGTTAGTCACCATAAATTTACTTTTATATTAGCAGGTAGCGGTACTTCAGATTACGAAGCGGAAATAGAGTCTCTGCTTGTTTCTAATGGATTACGCGATCGCACTATCTTGACAGGATTTGTTGCTGGTGAAGACAAAGACCTATTAATGCAAGCTGCTGACTTGTTTACCCTGACTTCTCATTCAGAAAACTTTGCTGTCTCAGTTTTAGAAGCACTTGCTGTAGGTGTTCCTGTTTTGGTGACTCCTGGTGTCGCGTTAGCTGCTGTTGTGCAAGCAAATCAAGTTGGCTATATTCCTGATTTGAATGTTAGTGCGATCGCTGATGCTCTGGAGAGTTATTTTAGAAACCCTCAGCAAGCAAAACAAATGGGTGAAATTGCTCACAAATTTGTTTTGGAAAAATACACTTGGAAACGAATTGCTTCCCAATTACAAGAGGTTTACACAAGCATACTCGATAAAAGTTTATTGCTATCTAAAAGGATGTTTATAAAATAA